A genomic segment from Peptococcus niger encodes:
- a CDS encoding PH domain-containing protein, with the protein MFEKPFKHDKRMIPARFFASLTIFAVLIAGNLEDLKRLVTTLISGNFQQALGATAGILLLLLLAVAFNGISAVLLWRRQEFFLHDDVFEVRDTKLIKRLMRIRLADISNVQLKEPLGCRLLGLAQVCINTNTRSTAASTDVTVYLDKKRAAALRQALQKRPQAGAVKEDLPDAPPAEPVWEKHYSTAELARHWIMSLSWSSVLLVGLALAWGLLFALITLVIGEDLNWLPLSDIEGLAPLILLPILTGGLLFPFLRQSVRTWTRWWDFRVAKADNRLYLTHGLLTRRAFTVPPHRIHAISLEQNFIGRLLGYASVSIVNVGLEDEKEGPAAQLLLAASLSEIFKQLDQLLPGSVWQPTLKRQPLRSIIPAAWPLLLFLALLGAGILYAFPGSWKLMALPLFLLMPLYALAVQRTPGIDWQNNRLVLVEGSFDCRWHFLHEGHIQQLTTEESFLARQLGLSRMSCYILSPSALSSLFLSGYYPLSQWTPFLKEWVRWRDNRQSLLKNKPYKKRPLSSWQNEADEKGTFH; encoded by the coding sequence GTGTTTGAAAAGCCCTTTAAACACGACAAGCGAATGATCCCCGCCCGGTTTTTTGCCAGTCTGACGATCTTTGCCGTCTTGATTGCAGGCAATCTGGAGGATCTTAAAAGGCTGGTGACCACTTTGATAAGTGGCAATTTCCAGCAAGCCCTAGGCGCCACCGCTGGCATTTTGCTGCTCCTCCTGCTGGCAGTGGCCTTTAACGGTATTTCCGCCGTCCTCCTCTGGCGCCGCCAAGAATTTTTTCTCCACGATGATGTCTTTGAAGTCCGGGATACCAAGCTGATCAAACGCCTGATGCGTATTCGTCTGGCGGATATTTCCAATGTTCAGCTTAAGGAACCGCTCGGCTGCCGCCTTTTAGGCCTTGCCCAGGTCTGCATCAACACCAATACCCGGTCCACTGCCGCTTCCACAGATGTCACCGTTTATCTGGACAAGAAAAGGGCTGCGGCACTCCGCCAAGCCCTACAGAAGCGTCCTCAAGCCGGCGCCGTTAAGGAAGATCTTCCCGACGCACCCCCAGCTGAACCTGTATGGGAGAAACACTATTCAACAGCCGAGTTGGCCCGTCACTGGATCATGAGTCTGTCTTGGTCTTCTGTTCTCTTAGTGGGCTTAGCCCTGGCCTGGGGCCTTCTCTTTGCCCTCATCACCCTGGTCATCGGCGAAGATTTGAATTGGCTGCCCCTCAGTGACATTGAAGGCCTGGCACCGCTTATCCTCCTCCCCATCCTTACCGGGGGCCTATTGTTTCCCTTCCTCAGACAGTCTGTCCGCACTTGGACACGCTGGTGGGACTTTCGGGTGGCTAAAGCCGACAATCGCTTATACCTGACCCATGGGCTTTTAACCCGCCGGGCCTTCACTGTACCGCCCCACCGTATCCATGCCATTAGCTTAGAGCAAAACTTCATTGGCCGCCTCTTGGGCTACGCCTCGGTCAGCATCGTTAACGTTGGGTTGGAAGATGAGAAGGAAGGACCTGCAGCGCAATTACTTTTAGCCGCATCCTTAAGTGAGATCTTTAAGCAACTGGACCAGCTTTTACCGGGCAGCGTCTGGCAGCCGACCCTTAAGCGTCAACCGCTGAGAAGCATTATCCCCGCGGCCTGGCCCCTCTTGCTCTTTCTCGCCTTACTGGGCGCAGGCATCCTCTATGCCTTTCCCGGCAGCTGGAAACTGATGGCCCTGCCACTTTTCCTGCTTATGCCCCTTTATGCCCTAGCTGTCCAGCGAACGCCGGGCATTGATTGGCAAAACAACCGCCTCGTCCTGGTAGAGGGCAGCTTCGACTGCCGCTGGCATTTTCTCCATGAAGGTCATATTCAGCAGCTGACCACCGAGGAATCCTTTTTGGCCCGTCAATTAGGGCTGTCACGGATGTCCTGTTACATTCTTTCGCCATCCGCCTTGTCAAGCCTTTTCTTATCCGGCTACTACCCGCTTTCCCAGTGGACCCCCTTTCTGAAAGAATGGGTCCGCTGGCGGGACAATCGCCAGTCCCTCCTGAAAAATAAGCCTTACAAA
- a CDS encoding PH domain-containing protein yields the protein MQISDAKLLPPAARKVLALSAILTLVITTAVTGLLYLILSAFNVPPLVLVIARCLWGFIFTLLVFNCIAKPTVGYKRYRYLIREDLIAVRYGVLTVTREYLPMRRLQKVHVESGPVNRLFGLADIELYSAGGTLSIHCLPEDEANDIAESLNRQINALIAEGEVAARV from the coding sequence TTGCAAATTTCTGATGCCAAACTATTACCACCGGCCGCCCGTAAGGTCTTAGCCCTGTCGGCCATCCTAACCTTAGTGATTACGACTGCGGTAACCGGTCTTCTATACTTAATTTTATCCGCCTTTAATGTGCCGCCCCTGGTCCTGGTCATCGCCCGCTGCCTCTGGGGATTCATTTTCACCCTCCTGGTCTTCAATTGTATCGCTAAGCCAACGGTGGGTTACAAGCGCTATCGGTATCTGATCCGTGAAGACCTGATTGCTGTACGTTATGGTGTATTGACCGTTACCCGTGAGTACCTCCCCATGCGGCGGTTGCAGAAAGTTCACGTTGAAAGTGGTCCGGTCAACCGTTTATTCGGTTTGGCGGACATTGAACTCTACTCTGCCGGCGGCACTTTATCAATTCATTGTTTGCCGGAAGATGAGGCCAACGACATCGCCGAATCCCTAAACCGGCAGATTAACGCCCTGATTGCCGAAGGCGAGGTGGCTGCCCGTGTTTGA
- a CDS encoding anaerobic ribonucleoside-triphosphate reductase activating protein, producing MIGQVNTLTLLDYPGKTAATVFISGCNFRCPFCYNGSLAEDRLPADEQHTVASVLAFLKARRGLLDGVCISGGEALLWDDLPAFIRSIKTMGYAVKLDTNGSFPKRLRTLLSEGILDYVAMDVKNDPMHYAETVGLATVDLATIQASMTLLKDSGLPFEFRTTVVKEFHTPDRLLSLARWIGPVQRYFLQSFKDEGDLLQVGLHSLSEKEMEACLTAVRTVCPRAERRG from the coding sequence ATGATTGGACAAGTCAATACGCTGACCTTGCTGGATTATCCCGGCAAAACCGCGGCCACCGTTTTCATCAGCGGCTGCAATTTTCGCTGTCCCTTTTGCTACAACGGGTCCTTGGCGGAGGACCGGTTGCCGGCAGATGAACAGCACACGGTTGCGTCTGTTCTAGCCTTTCTTAAGGCGCGCCGAGGATTATTGGACGGCGTTTGCATCAGCGGCGGTGAGGCTCTGCTGTGGGATGACCTGCCCGCCTTTATCCGGTCTATTAAAACGATGGGCTATGCGGTCAAGCTGGACACCAACGGAAGTTTTCCGAAGCGGTTAAGGACCCTTCTTTCTGAGGGCATCTTAGATTATGTGGCCATGGATGTTAAAAACGACCCCATGCACTACGCAGAAACGGTGGGTTTAGCCACCGTCGACCTGGCCACCATACAGGCAAGCATGACCCTCTTGAAAGACAGCGGCCTGCCCTTTGAGTTTCGCACCACGGTGGTTAAAGAATTTCATACACCGGACCGGCTCCTCTCCTTGGCCCGCTGGATTGGTCCGGTGCAGAGGTATTTTTTACAATCTTTTAAAGACGAAGGCGACCTCCTGCAAGTCGGACTACATAGCCTGTCAGAAAAAGAAATGGAAGCCTGCCTAACCGCTGTACGAACGGTTTGTCCCCGGGCAGAGCGGCGCGGGTAA
- a CDS encoding ribonucleoside triphosphate reductase, producing MYQVLKRDGSVAPFNIEKITHAMVLAFDACERQYTPDIIDFMALKVTADFEPKISDELICVEDIQDSVEKILSQAGYADVAKAYILYRKQHEKMRNVSNTLVDYKDIVNSYVNVEDWRVKENSTVTYSVGGLILSNSGAITANYWLSEIYDQDIAEAHKSGAIHLHDLSMLTGYCAGWSLKQLIQEGLGGIPGKITSSPAKHLATLCNQMVNFLGIMQNEWAGAQAFSSFDTYLAPFVRADGLSYEATKKCIESFIYGVNTPSRWGTQAPFSNITLDWTVPRDLADQPAIVGGRDMDFTYGDCQAEMDMVNKAFIEVMLEGDAHGRGFQYPIPTYSITKDFDWSDKENNRLLFEMTSKYGTPYFSNYINSDMEPNDVRSMCCRLRLDLRELRKKSGGFFGSGESTGSIGVVTINLPRIAYLAKDADDFYRRLNRLMDIAARSLKTKRTVIAKLLDAGLYPYTKHYLGSFENHFSTIGLIGMNEVGLNAKWLGKDLTHPETQAFAKDVLNHMRNRLSDYQEMYGDLYNLEATPAESTTYRFAKHDVQRYPEIITAAKAGDTPYYTNSSHLPVGYTADIFSALDIQDDLQTLYTSGTVFHGFLGEKLPDWKASAQLVRKIAENYKLPYYTISPTYSVCRDHGYLSGEEKSCPHCGQATEVYSRITGYYRPVQNWNDGKAQEFKDRQLYDPAKMGLRWTTTAEGRVQAPGPVKEDVGVTTEASPLTGAWLFTTPTCPNCPMAKRELDRAGMAYETVDCTTNTDLARAYDITAAPTLILASGERYVGLAEIMPLCRSLAAQ from the coding sequence ATGTATCAAGTTTTAAAACGTGACGGCTCCGTGGCCCCTTTTAATATTGAAAAAATTACCCATGCCATGGTGCTGGCTTTTGATGCCTGTGAGCGTCAATATACGCCGGATATTATTGATTTTATGGCGCTTAAAGTGACGGCTGATTTTGAACCGAAGATTAGCGATGAACTCATCTGTGTGGAAGATATTCAGGATTCGGTTGAGAAAATTTTATCCCAGGCCGGCTATGCAGACGTGGCCAAGGCATATATTTTGTATCGTAAACAGCACGAAAAAATGCGCAACGTTTCCAACACCCTGGTGGATTATAAAGATATTGTTAACAGTTATGTAAACGTTGAAGACTGGCGGGTTAAAGAAAATTCGACCGTGACCTATTCTGTAGGTGGGCTCATTTTGTCCAACAGCGGTGCCATCACCGCCAATTATTGGTTGTCTGAAATTTACGACCAGGACATTGCGGAGGCCCACAAAAGCGGCGCCATTCATTTACATGACCTCTCCATGTTGACCGGTTACTGTGCCGGTTGGAGCCTTAAGCAGCTCATCCAGGAAGGCCTGGGCGGGATCCCGGGAAAGATTACCTCAAGCCCGGCGAAGCATTTGGCCACCTTGTGCAACCAAATGGTCAACTTCCTTGGGATTATGCAAAATGAATGGGCCGGGGCCCAGGCCTTTTCATCATTTGATACCTATCTGGCCCCCTTTGTTCGGGCAGACGGTTTGTCCTATGAAGCCACTAAAAAGTGCATAGAGAGCTTTATTTACGGGGTGAACACGCCAAGCCGGTGGGGAACCCAGGCCCCCTTTTCCAATATTACCCTGGACTGGACGGTTCCGCGGGACTTGGCCGACCAGCCGGCCATTGTCGGCGGTCGCGACATGGACTTCACCTATGGCGACTGCCAAGCGGAAATGGACATGGTCAACAAGGCCTTCATTGAAGTGATGCTCGAAGGAGATGCCCATGGACGGGGCTTCCAATACCCGATTCCGACCTATTCCATCACCAAGGATTTTGACTGGTCCGATAAAGAAAACAACCGTTTATTGTTTGAAATGACCTCCAAGTACGGGACGCCCTACTTTTCAAATTACATCAATAGCGACATGGAACCGAATGACGTCCGGTCTATGTGCTGCCGTCTGCGTTTAGATTTACGTGAACTCCGTAAAAAATCCGGGGGATTTTTCGGTAGCGGGGAATCCACCGGCAGCATTGGTGTGGTGACCATTAACTTGCCGCGCATTGCTTATTTGGCCAAAGACGCAGATGATTTTTACCGTCGGCTCAACCGTCTGATGGACATTGCCGCCCGGTCGTTAAAGACAAAACGTACCGTCATTGCTAAGCTTTTGGATGCCGGCCTCTATCCCTACACCAAGCATTACCTGGGCAGCTTTGAAAACCACTTCTCAACGATTGGCTTAATCGGTATGAATGAAGTTGGCCTAAATGCCAAATGGCTGGGCAAGGATTTGACCCATCCGGAAACGCAGGCCTTCGCCAAGGACGTTTTAAACCATATGCGCAACCGCCTGTCTGACTACCAGGAAATGTACGGTGACTTGTACAATTTGGAAGCGACGCCGGCGGAATCCACCACCTACCGCTTTGCCAAGCATGATGTCCAGCGGTATCCGGAGATTATTACGGCGGCCAAGGCCGGCGATACGCCCTATTATACCAACAGCTCTCACCTGCCAGTGGGCTATACGGCCGATATTTTTTCAGCCCTGGACATTCAGGACGACTTGCAGACCCTCTACACATCCGGGACGGTTTTCCATGGTTTCTTAGGGGAAAAATTGCCCGATTGGAAGGCCTCTGCGCAATTGGTGCGGAAGATTGCGGAAAATTACAAGCTGCCTTACTACACCATTTCCCCGACCTATTCGGTTTGCCGTGATCACGGCTACTTGAGCGGGGAAGAAAAATCCTGCCCCCATTGTGGCCAAGCCACGGAGGTTTACAGCCGCATAACCGGCTACTACCGTCCGGTGCAAAACTGGAATGACGGCAAAGCCCAAGAATTTAAAGACCGTCAGCTCTATGATCCCGCTAAAATGGGTTTGCGCTGGACAACCACTGCTGAAGGCAGGGTGCAGGCGCCTGGACCGGTCAAAGAAGACGTAGGAGTAACCACAGAGGCCTCTCCATTGACCGGCGCCTGGCTCTTTACAACGCCCACCTGCCCGAATTGCCCTATGGCCAAGCGAGAGCTGGATCGAGCAGGAATGGCCTACGAAACCGTCGATTGTACGACCAATACCGACCTGGCCCGGGCCTATGACATTACCGCTGCACCGACTCTGATCCTGGCGTCCGGCGAACGCTACGTGGGCTTGGCTGAAATCATGCCCCTTTGCCGGAGCCTGGCAGCCCAATGA
- a CDS encoding inositol monophosphatase family protein, with translation MTAQVDCLPLAAETADLVRQTGQALLSWQVERIEYKGNDPQDLVSNLDRKVQDRLAEGLQLLQKADFYAEEKTNAPISGLTWIVDPIDGTTNFISRGRDYAISVALYAGVKPLLGIVYDVERDDLYQGISGHGASLNGRPLAQPPAQPLSACILEMSIGTLRNLMRRTDAGLLNISREVRATRSMGCASLALCQVAAGRLQLYLSSRLRPWDHAAARVILEEVGGIVAPLFPAESEADPFLDGAPLLGAANRDLAAKILHRYFSPVADG, from the coding sequence ATGACGGCACAGGTTGATTGTTTGCCCCTGGCCGCTGAGACGGCCGATTTGGTGCGTCAAACCGGTCAGGCCCTTTTAAGCTGGCAGGTTGAACGGATTGAGTACAAGGGCAACGACCCCCAGGACTTGGTCAGCAATTTGGATCGGAAGGTTCAAGACCGGTTGGCGGAAGGACTCCAGTTGCTGCAAAAGGCGGATTTTTACGCCGAAGAAAAGACCAATGCGCCCATCAGCGGCTTAACCTGGATTGTCGATCCCATTGACGGCACCACCAACTTTATCAGCCGGGGGCGAGATTACGCCATCTCCGTTGCCTTATACGCCGGCGTCAAACCGCTTTTAGGCATTGTTTACGATGTGGAGCGGGACGACTTATATCAAGGCATTTCAGGACACGGGGCAAGCTTGAACGGTCGCCCGCTGGCGCAGCCGCCGGCGCAGCCGCTTTCGGCCTGCATCCTGGAAATGAGCATCGGAACCCTGCGCAACCTGATGCGCCGGACAGATGCCGGCCTGCTCAACATCAGCCGTGAAGTACGGGCGACCCGGTCAATGGGCTGCGCCTCTCTGGCCCTCTGCCAGGTGGCGGCGGGCAGGCTGCAACTGTACCTGTCCAGTCGGCTGCGCCCCTGGGACCATGCGGCGGCACGGGTGATTTTAGAAGAGGTGGGGGGGATTGTGGCCCCTTTATTCCCTGCCGAAAGCGAGGCAGACCCCTTTTTAGATGGGGCCCCCTTGCTGGGGGCAGCCAATAGGGATTTGGCCGCTAAAATTTTGCACCGGTATTTTTCGCCGGTTGCTGATGGATAA
- a CDS encoding O-acetyl-ADP-ribose deacetylase, whose protein sequence is MSIQVIQADITRLEVDAIVNAANESLLGGGGVDGAIHRAAGPELLAETRKIGGCPTGQARLSGAYKLPCRAIIHTVGPVWHGGAAGEAESLAACYVNSLNLAVQEGFQSIAFPAISTGVYGYPIEEAADIAVRTVATTAPAEMSVYLVCFNDADRDVYAQALARWQVQDDKQV, encoded by the coding sequence ATGTCTATTCAAGTCATTCAGGCGGATATTACCCGCTTGGAGGTCGATGCCATTGTGAATGCGGCCAATGAGTCCTTGCTCGGTGGGGGTGGTGTTGACGGGGCCATTCACCGGGCGGCAGGACCGGAATTATTGGCCGAAACGCGGAAAATTGGCGGTTGTCCGACGGGGCAAGCGCGCTTGTCCGGCGCTTATAAGCTGCCCTGCCGCGCCATTATTCATACGGTTGGGCCGGTTTGGCATGGTGGCGCGGCAGGTGAAGCAGAATCCTTGGCCGCTTGCTATGTCAACAGCTTGAACTTGGCGGTGCAGGAAGGCTTTCAGAGCATTGCCTTTCCGGCCATATCAACCGGCGTTTATGGGTACCCGATTGAAGAAGCGGCGGACATTGCGGTGCGCACGGTGGCAACTACAGCGCCAGCGGAGATGAGCGTTTACCTGGTTTGTTTCAATGACGCTGACCGTGATGTTTATGCACAAGCCTTGGCCCGTTGGCAAGTGCAGGATGACAAGCAAGTGTAA
- a CDS encoding glycine betaine ABC transporter substrate-binding protein, translating into MLTDVFKELTTNSSFYLSLTLDHLMITGIAALIAIVIGGLVGIGISERPRYAPVVISVVNIAYTIPSIALLGVFISITGIGNTTAIIVLTIYALLPVVRNTYIGLTSVDQSVLEAALAMGNTERQMLLQVKLPLALPVIFSGIRNMLTMTIAMAGIASFVGAGGLGVAVFRGITTNNKALLISGSLLIALLALVCDGGLGLVEKGLTRRHRRAVPDERRKRWLAFALVLLVGIGALTCSLGLRQGTTVNIASKPTTESYILAEIAANLIEEKTDLNTTISHGIAGGTGNIHPAMVKGDFDIYPEYTGTAWQNVLKDKTPYKESRFPELKKRYEQEYGLTWCAMLGFNNTYSLAVRKDLAQAHGLTNFSDLVPLAPSLIFGANYDFFERQDGYPALIKAYGLNFKQTADMDNGLKYQALFDGQIDVMSAFTTDGQLSDPRVTALKDDLEFYPSYQAGFVVRTDVLADHPELKTVLNQLSGQIDEATMSKMNYAVEVEKKTPQSVAKAFLKEKGMLDA; encoded by the coding sequence ATGCTCACAGATGTTTTTAAAGAGTTGACGACGAATAGCTCTTTTTACTTGTCTTTAACCCTGGACCACCTGATGATTACCGGTATTGCAGCCTTGATTGCCATTGTCATCGGGGGGCTTGTCGGCATCGGCATCAGTGAAAGGCCGCGTTATGCACCGGTGGTGATATCGGTCGTCAACATTGCCTATACGATTCCATCTATTGCCTTGTTGGGGGTATTTATTTCTATTACAGGGATCGGCAATACGACAGCCATCATCGTCCTGACCATTTATGCCCTGCTGCCGGTGGTGCGCAACACCTATATAGGCCTGACCAGCGTTGATCAGAGTGTTTTAGAAGCGGCCCTGGCCATGGGTAATACGGAGCGGCAGATGCTCCTACAGGTCAAATTGCCGCTGGCCCTGCCGGTGATTTTCTCCGGAATTCGCAATATGCTGACCATGACCATCGCCATGGCAGGGATTGCCTCTTTTGTCGGCGCCGGTGGCCTGGGGGTGGCCGTTTTTCGTGGCATCACCACCAATAACAAGGCCTTGCTCATCAGTGGGAGCCTGTTGATTGCCCTACTTGCGCTGGTATGTGACGGCGGTTTGGGCTTGGTGGAAAAGGGCTTGACGCGCCGGCACCGTCGGGCGGTTCCGGATGAAAGGCGCAAACGCTGGCTGGCCTTTGCCTTGGTCCTGCTGGTCGGCATCGGCGCCCTCACCTGCAGCCTTGGCCTGCGGCAGGGAACGACGGTCAATATTGCCTCAAAACCGACCACAGAAAGCTACATCCTGGCGGAAATTGCGGCGAACCTGATTGAAGAAAAAACGGATTTAAATACGACCATCTCTCATGGCATCGCCGGCGGGACGGGGAATATTCACCCGGCCATGGTAAAAGGAGATTTTGATATATATCCTGAGTACACCGGAACGGCTTGGCAGAACGTTTTAAAAGACAAGACGCCCTATAAAGAGTCCCGCTTTCCTGAACTTAAGAAACGCTATGAACAGGAGTACGGATTGACCTGGTGTGCCATGCTTGGCTTTAACAACACCTATAGCCTGGCGGTGCGCAAAGATTTGGCCCAGGCACACGGATTGACAAACTTCAGCGACCTGGTTCCCTTGGCGCCATCCTTGATTTTTGGCGCCAATTATGACTTCTTTGAGCGCCAAGACGGCTATCCGGCGCTGATTAAGGCCTATGGCTTGAACTTCAAGCAAACGGCGGATATGGACAACGGGCTCAAATATCAAGCCCTCTTTGATGGGCAAATTGATGTGATGAGCGCTTTTACCACAGACGGGCAATTGTCCGACCCGCGGGTTACGGCGTTGAAAGATGATTTGGAATTCTATCCGTCCTACCAGGCCGGTTTTGTCGTCCGTACCGATGTCTTGGCCGACCACCCTGAATTGAAAACGGTTTTAAACCAGCTGTCCGGGCAAATTGATGAAGCGACCATGTCCAAGATGAACTACGCCGTTGAAGTTGAGAAGAAAACGCCACAATCCGTGGCGAAAGCATTTTTAAAGGAAAAAGGGATGCTTGACGCCTAG